The Flavobacterium sp. N2270 genome contains the following window.
CTTTTTTCTTCGCAACAGTTCCTGCTTTCTTAAAGTGAGCTGCCTCAGCTTTAACAGTTTGCTTTTCAGATTTGTCATCGAAACCAAGTTGTAGAGCAACGTACCCGTCAACCTCCTCGGTTCTGACTTGGGTAACTACACATGGACCAGCTTCAATTACTGTACAAGGAATATTTTTCCCGTTTTCATCAAAAATGCTAGTCATGCCAATTTTTCTTCCGATTAACCCAGACATATTAAACTAATTATTAATTAAATTTTACTTTTTGTATACATATAATACATACACACCTCTTTTTGAGGGTGCAAATATATAATTTTTTTTTAAATACCGCAAATATAATTAGTTAGACCAAAAAATAAGTTTTTGACCTAAAAAACAACTTGAAGTATTTAAAAAAACCGCAGTACATAAATACTTGCGGTTTTTATTACTGACCAAACAGTTATATTGAAATTATACTTTAATTTCAACTTCAACACCACTCGGTAACTCTAATTTCATTAAAGCATCGATAGTTTTTGAAGAAGAACTATAAATATCTAATAACCTCTTGTAAGAGCTTAATTCAAATTGCTCTCTAGATTTTTTATTTACGTGTGGTGAACGTAAAACAGTGAAAATCTTTTTATTTGTTGGTAAAGGAATTGGCCCAGTAACTACAGCACCAGTACTCTTTACAGTTTTTACAATCTTTTCAGCAGACTTGTCTACCAACATGTGATCGTAAGATTTTAATTTTATTCTGATTTTTTGACTCATTTTCTTAAAAATTAAGCGTTACCTTTTGCTTTTTTAATTACTTCTTCTGAAATATTAGAAGGTGTTTCTGCATAGTGAGAGAACTCCATTGTAGAAGTAGCTCTACCAGATGACAATGTTCTCAATGTAGTTACATAACCAAACATCTCAGATAAAGGCACATCAGCTTTAATAGTTTTTGCACCAGATCTATCTCCCATGTCATTAACTTGACCTCTTCTTCTATTTAAATCCCCAACGATATCACCCATATTTTCTTCTGGAGTAATAACTTCGATTTTCATAATAGGCTCAAGAATAACAGCTCCTGCAGCTTTAGCTACTTCTTTATACCCCATTTTTGCCGCTAATTCAAAAGAAAGAGCATCAGAATCTACAGGGTGAAAAGATCCATCAGACAAAGTAACTCTCAAACTATCCACAGCATAACCTGCTAATGGACCAGTTTTCATAGCTTCACGGAAACCTTTTTCAACAGCAGGAATATATTCTTTAGGAACATTTCCTCCTTTAACAGCATTAATAAATTGTAACCCTACAGCTGGCTTACCATCAACATCTTCAGCAGGCTCTAATGTAAATACAATATCACCGAATTTACCACGTCCACCAGATTGTTTCTTGTAAGTTTCTCTATGAGTAGCAGATCTTGTAAATGCTTCTTTATATTCAACTTGAGGCTCACCTTGGTCAACTTCAACTTTAAATTCACGCTTCATTCTATCAATCAAGATATCTAAGTGTAACTCACCCATACCTGAAATAATAGTTTGACCTGAAGCCTCATCAGTTCTAACTGTAAATGTAGGATCCTCTTCAGCTAACTTAGCTAAAGCCATACCCATTTTATCAACGTCAGCTTTTGTTTTAGGCTCAATTGCAATACCAATTACAGGATCAGGGAATTTCATTGACTCAAGAATAATTGGGTGCTTTTCGTCACACATTGTATCCCCAGTTTTGATATCTTTAAATCCTACAGCAGCTCCAATATCTCCAGCCTCAATATATTCGATTGGATTTTGTTTGTTAGCATGCATTTGGTAAATACGAGAGATACGCTCTTTATTTCCTGAACGAGTGTTCAAAATATAAGATCCCGCATCTAAACGTCCTGAATAAGCACGGAAGAACGCTAAACGACCAACATAAGGGTCAGTAGCAATTTTAAATGCTAAAGCAGCAAATGGCTCTTTAACATCTGGCTTACGTAATATTTTTGTTTGATCTTCTTCTAATAAATCAGCATCATCAGGATGAATCCCCTCAATACCTTCTTTATCCATTGGAGATGGTAAATACTTACATACAGCATCTAACATAAATTGAACTCCTTTGTTTTTAAACGCAGAACCAGCAATCATAGGAATGATAGCCATATCAATTGTAGCAGCTCTTAATGCAGCATTAATTTCATCTTCAGTTATTGAATTCTCATCTTCCATATACTTATCTAAAAGATTTTCGTCATATGTAGCGATTTCTTCAATAAGAATAGAACGATATTGTTTAACTTCATCAACCATATCAGCTGGAATATCAATAATATCAAAAGTAGCTCCTTGAGTTTCATCATGCCATACAATAGCTTGATTTTTAACTAAATCAACAACTCCTCTGAAATCATTTTCCTCACCAATAGGTAAAGTGATAGCAACAGCATTTGATTTCAACATATCTTTTACCTGTTGACATACTGCTAAGAAATTAGATCCTTGACGGTCCATTTTATTAACAAATCCCATACGAGGTACTCTATATTGATCAGCAAGTCTCCAGTTAGTTTCTGATTGAGGTTCAACACCATCAACAGCACTAAATAAGAAAACTAAACCATCTAATACACGTAACGAACGATTTACCTCTACAGTAAAATCAACGTGTCCCGGAGTATCAATAATATTAAAGTGGTAAGGTATAGACTCTGGCAACAATGCACCTTGCTTTGTTGGAAAATTCCACTCACAAGTAGTTGCAGCAGAAGTAATAGTAATACCTCTTTCTTGTTCTTGAGCCATCCAGTCCATTGTTGCTGCACCATCATGCACTTCACCAATTTTATGCGATTTCCCAGTATAGAATAATACACGCTCTGTTGTTGTTGTTTTACCAGCATCAATGTGAGCAGCAATTCCAATATTTCTTGTATATTTTAAATCTCTTCCCATTTCTTCTAATTAAAATCTAAAGTGTGAGAATGCTTTATTTGCATCTGCCATTTTATGAGTATCCATTCTTTTCTTAACCGCAGCACCTTCTTCTTTAGAAGCTGCTAAGATTTCAGACGACAATTTACCTGCCATAGATTTCTCATTTCTTTTTCTTGCATATAATATTAACCATTTCATTGCAGTAGAAATTTTTCTATCTGGACGAATTGGCATTGGTATTTGGAACGTTGCTCCACCTACTCTACGGCTTCTTACTTCTACGTGAGGCATAACATTTGTTAATGCATCTTTCCATAGCTCTAAAGCTGTTTTTTCTGTATCTCCTTTTTTAGCTTCTACAATGTCTAATGCATCATAAAATACTTTAAAAGCTGTTGATTTTTTACCATCCCACATTAAGTTGTTTACAAAACGTGTTACTAACTGATCGTTAAATTTAGGATCCGGTAAAAGAGGTCTTTTTTTGGCTGCTCTTTTTCTCATGTCTTTTCTTTAAAAGTTTAAAAATTACTTTTTAGCGTCTTTTGGTCTTTTTGCTCCGTACTTAGATCTTCTTTGAGTTCTACCGCTAACTCCGGCAGTATCCAAAGCACCACGTACAATGTGGTATCTAACACCTGGCAAATCTTTAACTCTTCCACCTCTAACTAATACTATCGAGTGCTCCTGTAAATTATGTCCTTCTCCAGGGATGTAAGCATTTACTTCATTACCATTTGTCAAACGCACACGCGCAACTTTACGCATTGCTGAGTTTGGTTTTTTAGGTGTTGTAGTATACACACGCGTACAAACCCCTCTTCTTTGAGGACAAGAATCTAAAGCAGCCGATTTACTCTTCTTAGTTATTTTGGCTCTTCCTGTTCTTACTAATTGTTGAATTGTTGGCATAACTGTTAATAATTGTTACTAATAATTTAATATCCCCGCTTTTTAGGGGATGCAAATGTAATGATTAATTTAAACAAAACAAACTTAATCCATTAATTTTCAATCATCTCTAAATGAAATATTTATTTACATTAAAAAACAGAATTAATAACTTAGTTTCATCAAGCTATTTACAAGACATTATACTTAATTTATTTTTTTTACGTTTCTTTACATCAATGAAATATTTTATTCTGTTTTTTACTTTATTTACTTGCAATCTTTCTATTTCTCAAAACTTTTATTTGAAAATTGAAGGCGAAAATGACTTTGAAACCAAGCAAATTGACTCTATAAACTATAAGAGTAAACATAAACTTGTGGCAGATATATTAAAGGAGAAAGAAATATTTGATTTAACACTTCAAAACAATGGTTTTTTTGAAGCTGAATTAATAAAACAAACAAAAACGAACGACAGTACATTTTTATTTCAATATAAATTAGGCTTACCTTTTAAAAAGATACATATATATACAGGTACAATTTCAGAAGACATTTTAGCTACACTTCAAATAGAATCCGACTCCATTCGACTGAAAATAAAAGAAACTGAGAGTTGGATGCAATCTAAAGTCAACTTACTTGAAAAGAAAGGCTATTCATTAGCTAAACTTTCATTGACTAATCATAAACAAATTAAAAATAAACTTACTGCTACTTTATTTATAGAATTAAACCAAAAAAGAACAGTTGATGATTTGGTCATTCTTGGATATGATAAATTTCCAACAAACATTAAAAAGAATTGGATTAAAAAATATAAAAGAAGAACCTTCAACCAAGATTTGGTAAAAGAGATAAACGATGATTTTTCCGAACTTCCATTCATTACACAAACAAAATATCCAGAAATATTATTTACTGAAAATTCAACAAAGATTTATACTTATCTAGAAAAAACAAAACCAAATAAATTTGATGGCTTTATTGGTTTTTCAAACGATGAAAATAACAAGTTGATTTTTAACGGATATTTGGATTTATCACTACAAAACATTTTCAATTCAGGAGAAAAATTTAAACTCTATTGGAAAAACGACGGAAAACAACAAACTTCTTTTAACCTTGGAACAGAATTACCTTACTTATTTAAAAGTCCGCTTGGATTAAAAGCTGATTTACGAATATTTAAAAGAGACAGTACATTTCAAAACACAATTACCGATTTAAATTTAGGTTATTATTTTACGTATAACAAAAAAGTATATTTAGGTTTTCAAAACACCAAATCAGTAGACATCCAAAAAGTAAATTCAGCAACTTTAAATACATTTACCAATACTTTTTACACCACAAGTTTTGAATATTTCAAAAGAAAAATAGATGACTTCTTATTTCCAGAAAGAACAAATTTCCTTTTCAAAACAGGTTTTGGAAATCGTAAAATAGCTTCCGAAAACACTTCTCAATTTTTTGGACAAATAGACGCTACTCATATTTTATATTTAAACACCAAAAACAACATTCGAATAAAAAACCAAACGTTTTATTTAAATAGTGATACTTATATAATAAACGAACTGTATCGCTTTGGAGGAATCAATTCCATTAGAGGTTTTAGAGAAAATAGTTTACAAGCCAACTTCTTCTCAGGCTTAATGCTTGAATACAACTATATTCTAGCACCAAATATTTATGTTCATTCTATAACTGATTACGGCTATTTTCAAGATAAATCATCAGAAATACAAGATAGCCTTCTCGGGCTTGGATTTGGATTTGGATTACTAACCAATAACGGTCTTTTTAATTTGGTTTATGCAAATGGCTCTACAAATAATCAAGCGATCAAACTTTCAAATTCTATAATTCACATTAGTTTTAAAACGAATTTTTAAAAAATTTCTAACTTGTAACTTTTACTTCTAACTTTAATTTATCTTTGCCAAATGGAAAAAGAAAATCAAATATTTGGAATTAGAGCAATAATAGAAGCTATTGTTGCAGGAAAAGAAGTCGATAAAGTTTTTATTCAAAAAGACGCACAAGGCGAATTGATGCAAGAGCTTTTGAAAACAATGAAAAAAAACAATATTAATTTTGTTTATGTTCCTGTTGAAAAACTTAACCGATTAACTTCTAAAAACCACCAAGGTGCAGTTGCAAGTATTTCACCTGTTTCTTTCCATGATTTAGAAACGTTGGTTACAGCAGTTTTAGAAAAAGAAAAAACACCTTTATTTTTAATATTAGACCAATTGTCTGACGCTAGAAATTTTGGAGCTATTATCAGAACTGCAGAATGTACTGGAGTTGACGGAATTATTATTCAAAAACAAGGTTCTGCACCTGTAAATGGAGATACTGTAAAAACTAGTGCTGGTGCAGTATTTAATGTCCCAATTTGCAAAGTAGACCACATTAAAGACGCTATTTTCTTTTTACAAGGAAGCGGAATCAAAACTGTTGCTGCAACTGAAAAAACCGACAATACCATTTACGACATATCACTTGCTGAACCTACTGCAATTATAATGGGAAGTGAAGACCGTGGTGTAAACCCCTCAGTATTGAAAATTGTAGATGAAAAAGCAAAATTACCAATGTATGGAACTATAGAATCGTTAAATGTTTCTGTGGCTTGTGGCGCTTTTTTATATGAAACGGTAAGACAAAGACAGTAGATTGAAGAAGGTAGAGTTTAGATTATTGATTTCAGATTGTTTTAAAAATCAAAAGTCGTTAATCTATAACCATCAATCTTTTTTAATTCCAATAAAATTATAAATTACCTTTAAAGAAGTTGTAAAGTATTCCTTTACGACTTCTTCTGGTTTTGGCAGAGGGTTAAATTTTCCTGTTTCGTCAAAATTTTTTATAAATGGATCCAGCTCTGGGTTAAAATCAGGTTTTTCCCAGTCGTATAAAATAGGTTTTGCAAATTGAGGTGTTCTTAAAACCAAAGCAAAAGCAATTCCTGTTAAAAAACCACTTAAATGTCCTTCCCAAGAAATAGCGTCATCTACTTTTGGAAACATATACCAAACCATTCCGCCATAAAACACAACGATTAGCAAAGACAAGGCAACTAAACGATAATATTTGGTAAAAATTCCTTTAAAAAACATAAAACTTACCAAAGCATAAATTAATCCGCTTGCACCAATATGATAACTCGGTCTTCCTAACAACCAAGTTCCTAAACCTGAAAATATAATTCCGAAAATAAGAACTACAAAAGACTGTTCTCTATAAAAAAATCGTAGTGCCGCTAACAAAACTAATAAGGCTAGTGAATTATTTATTAAATGTTTTAAATCGCCATGCAAAAAAGCACTGAAGAAAATTCCTTTTGCACCAAATGCTTCTCTTGGATACACACCATAATGTGATAAGCTGATATGAAAGTGTTTTTCTACCCAAAATACTGTCCAAAGCGACAATACAAAGAGTAATGGTAACAGTACTACCGATGGCGTAAAAACAAATGGATTTTCTAAACTTGGTTTTTTCATATAATTGTAATCTCAAAGATAAGACCAAATAATTTGTTGTGCTATTTTGTCAGAAAAAAGAAAAAATACAAGTCCAAAAGAATATAAGATAGCCCTGATAGAGCCGATAGCTTTGTAGCGAAGCGGAAAACTAAAGGTGAAAGCAGGAATATGGATTGCAAAAACATCAAAAACTTTCGCTTCAAAATAAAGATTGTTTCATAAAAAGGATATGATTAAATTTGTGCTATGGAAGCACCGTTAGCAGAAAGAATTAGACCCAAAAACTTATCGGAATATATTAGTCAGTTGCATTTAGTAGGCGAACAAGGTTCGTTAACACATCAAATTGCAAAAGGAATAATTCCAAGTTTAATTTTATGGGGACCGCCTGGAACCGGAAAAACGACTTTAGCGCAAATAATGGCTGAAGAAAGTAAGCGACCATTTTATATTTTAAGCGCTATTAATAGTGGTGTAAAAGATATTCGTGAAGTTTTAGAGAAAGCCAAACAAAGTGGCGGAATTTTTACGGCTAAAAACCCCATTTTATTTATAGATGAGATTCATCGTTTTAGTAAATCGCAACAAGATTCTTTATTAGCAGCAGTTGAAAAAGGTTGGGTAACCTTAATAGGAGCCACGACTGAAAATCCGAGTTTTGAAGTAATTCCTGCTTTATTGTCAAGATGTCAGGTTTATGTGTTGAATCCGTTTTCGAAAGATGATTTAGAAGCATTATTAAATCGAGCAATTGCTACAGATCGTTATTTACAAACTAAAAAAATTGAATTAAAAGAAACCGAAGCTTTACTGCGATTATCGGGCGGTGATGGAAGAAAATTATTAAACGTTTTTGAATTAGTAATTAATGCAACCGAAGAAGACACGATTGTAATTACCAATGAAAAAGTAATGCAATTGGCTCAAAAAAACACCGTTTTATACGACAAAACCGGCGAACAACATTATGATATTGTTTCAGCATTTATAAAATCGATACGAGGAAGTGATCCAAATGGTGCAGTTTATTGGTTAGCTCGAATGATTGAAGGCGGAGAAGACGTGAAATTTATAGCTAGAAGATTATTAATTTTAGCTAGTGAAGATATTGGAAATGCCAATCCAACCGCATTAATTATGGCAAATAACACGTTTCAAGCAGTTACAACAATTGGTTACCCTGAAAGTAGAATTATCTTGAGTCAGTGTGCTATATATTTAGCGAGTTCAGCAAAAAGTAACGCGAGTTATATGGCCATTGGAAAAGCACAACAATTGGTAAAACAAACAGGCGACTTGCCAGTTCCGTTACATTTGCGAAATGCTCCAACCAAATTAATGAAAGAATTAGGCTATGGCGATGAATATAAATATTCGCACGATTATGCCAATAATTTTGCTGAGCAAGAATTCTTGCCAAATGAAGTTTCAGAAACTAAATTTTTTGAACCTGGTGATAACGCTCGTGAAAGAGAATTACGCACTTTCTTGAAAAATAGATGGAAAGATAAATATGGGTATTAGGTATTAGGTATTAGGTATTAGGTATTAGGTATTAGGTATTAGCAAAATTACTTTTTACTTTTTACTTTTTACTTTTTACTTTTTACTAAAACTTAACCTCAACTTTTTCAGAAACTAATACTTCGTTTTGGTAATACTCAAAAAACCAACCGTTTATTTTCTTCATAAAAACACCATTTATTTCTCCTTTTGAAGCAATAAAAACCGATTCGTTTGATGTTTTTTGAATAAGATAAACTACTGTTGGAGCACTATCAACAATTTTATAACCGTTTGAAATAGGAAGTGCATATAGCTCGCCTTTTAGAGGCTTCACAACTTCCGCAACGATAGGTTTAATTTCTTTAACTTCAACTTTTTCTATAGTTTGAACTACAGGTTCTTTAATTTCATTTTCAGGAGCATTTAAATTTTTGATTTTCAAACTTCCTCTTAAAGAAGTTAGAGCAAACCTTAAAGCTTCATTATATGCTACATTATAATCTTTATCTCTACTAGAGCCTTCTGCACTTGTTAGAAGAATATTATTTTGACAATCAGTTAAGACTACCGTCAATCTGCTCGCAAAAAGTCCATTATTTTCAGTAACATCTGCAAATAAAACAGTGCACCTATTATTAGCAATTTCTTTTGGTAAAATATCTTCAGCATAATATACTTTAAACCCTTCGGTTTCAAAAAAAGATTTTGTTAGTGAATTCAAATTATACTTATTTTCTTCCTTTAAAAAAGAAAACTTTTTAGGAAGAATAATTATTTCGTATTTAGATTGTGCCGAAATACTAATTGTAAATAAAATTGTAATAATGAATATTAACTTTTGCATGTTATAATATGTTTTTTAATTCTAATAAATGATTTACTTGATAAATTGATTTTGATGTACTGAAATTTTGTTCATTAAAATAAATAGCATCTATTCCAAAGCTTAATGCTCCATCAATGTCTGCTTCTAAACTATCGCCTATCATTATACTTTCTTCTTTAGAAGCTTTTGCCAAAGATAGTGCAAATTCAAATATAGTGGGGTGTGGTTTTTTAACTCCAACCATTTCAGAATTAGTAATAGTCTGAAAAAAATGATCAATTTTAGAATTCCTTAATTTTCTGCCTTGAACTTCACCAAATCCGTTAGTAATAATATGTAAATGATAATTTTCTTTCAGATAATTAAGCACCTCAATTGCTCCGTCAAACAACAAGTTATTGTCAGGTAAATGTATAATATAATCTTCTGAAAGCTGATGAATCATTTCATCAGTTATTGAAAAGTCTAAAGCTTCAAACACATCTTTTAAACGATAAAAGCGTAGATGCTCAATAGAAATTTGATTGACTTGATACAATTTCCAATAATGATGATTTCGAGGAATATAATATTCTAGAAATTCTACAACTGAAACCTCTAAATTATGTTTCTTAAAAATAATTTCAAATGCAAAAGCCGAATTTTTATCAAAATCCCAAAGTGTGTGATCTAAATCAAAAAATATATGTTTCTTATTAGAGAAGGTTTTCAATTGATACAATTATTTACCTGCAGTAATTACAGTGTTTTCTATGTGATAAATCCAATCTTCAACATCGCTATCATTATAACGAAATGTTCCTTTTAAGGTAACATATTGATCGGTTTTTAACTTAGGTAGTTCTCCTTTAAATTTAATACCCATTATTGTTTCTGGCCCTGATTTTCCACAGAAAAAACATGCAGCAAAAACATTTTT
Protein-coding sequences here:
- the rpsJ gene encoding 30S ribosomal protein S10; this translates as MSQKIRIKLKSYDHMLVDKSAEKIVKTVKSTGAVVTGPIPLPTNKKIFTVLRSPHVNKKSREQFELSSYKRLLDIYSSSSKTIDALMKLELPSGVEVEIKV
- the fusA gene encoding elongation factor G; translated protein: MGRDLKYTRNIGIAAHIDAGKTTTTERVLFYTGKSHKIGEVHDGAATMDWMAQEQERGITITSAATTCEWNFPTKQGALLPESIPYHFNIIDTPGHVDFTVEVNRSLRVLDGLVFLFSAVDGVEPQSETNWRLADQYRVPRMGFVNKMDRQGSNFLAVCQQVKDMLKSNAVAITLPIGEENDFRGVVDLVKNQAIVWHDETQGATFDIIDIPADMVDEVKQYRSILIEEIATYDENLLDKYMEDENSITEDEINAALRAATIDMAIIPMIAGSAFKNKGVQFMLDAVCKYLPSPMDKEGIEGIHPDDADLLEEDQTKILRKPDVKEPFAALAFKIATDPYVGRLAFFRAYSGRLDAGSYILNTRSGNKERISRIYQMHANKQNPIEYIEAGDIGAAVGFKDIKTGDTMCDEKHPIILESMKFPDPVIGIAIEPKTKADVDKMGMALAKLAEEDPTFTVRTDEASGQTIISGMGELHLDILIDRMKREFKVEVDQGEPQVEYKEAFTRSATHRETYKKQSGGRGKFGDIVFTLEPAEDVDGKPAVGLQFINAVKGGNVPKEYIPAVEKGFREAMKTGPLAGYAVDSLRVTLSDGSFHPVDSDALSFELAAKMGYKEVAKAAGAVILEPIMKIEVITPEENMGDIVGDLNRRRGQVNDMGDRSGAKTIKADVPLSEMFGYVTTLRTLSSGRATSTMEFSHYAETPSNISEEVIKKAKGNA
- the rpsG gene encoding 30S ribosomal protein S7, encoding MRKRAAKKRPLLPDPKFNDQLVTRFVNNLMWDGKKSTAFKVFYDALDIVEAKKGDTEKTALELWKDALTNVMPHVEVRSRRVGGATFQIPMPIRPDRKISTAMKWLILYARKRNEKSMAGKLSSEILAASKEEGAAVKKRMDTHKMADANKAFSHFRF
- the rpsL gene encoding 30S ribosomal protein S12 yields the protein MPTIQQLVRTGRAKITKKSKSAALDSCPQRRGVCTRVYTTTPKKPNSAMRKVARVRLTNGNEVNAYIPGEGHNLQEHSIVLVRGGRVKDLPGVRYHIVRGALDTAGVSGRTQRRSKYGAKRPKDAKK
- the rlmB gene encoding 23S rRNA (guanosine(2251)-2'-O)-methyltransferase RlmB, whose amino-acid sequence is MEKENQIFGIRAIIEAIVAGKEVDKVFIQKDAQGELMQELLKTMKKNNINFVYVPVEKLNRLTSKNHQGAVASISPVSFHDLETLVTAVLEKEKTPLFLILDQLSDARNFGAIIRTAECTGVDGIIIQKQGSAPVNGDTVKTSAGAVFNVPICKVDHIKDAIFFLQGSGIKTVAATEKTDNTIYDISLAEPTAIIMGSEDRGVNPSVLKIVDEKAKLPMYGTIESLNVSVACGAFLYETVRQRQ
- a CDS encoding rhomboid family intramembrane serine protease, whose amino-acid sequence is MKKPSLENPFVFTPSVVLLPLLFVLSLWTVFWVEKHFHISLSHYGVYPREAFGAKGIFFSAFLHGDLKHLINNSLALLVLLAALRFFYREQSFVVLIFGIIFSGLGTWLLGRPSYHIGASGLIYALVSFMFFKGIFTKYYRLVALSLLIVVFYGGMVWYMFPKVDDAISWEGHLSGFLTGIAFALVLRTPQFAKPILYDWEKPDFNPELDPFIKNFDETGKFNPLPKPEEVVKEYFTTSLKVIYNFIGIKKD
- a CDS encoding replication-associated recombination protein A — protein: MEAPLAERIRPKNLSEYISQLHLVGEQGSLTHQIAKGIIPSLILWGPPGTGKTTLAQIMAEESKRPFYILSAINSGVKDIREVLEKAKQSGGIFTAKNPILFIDEIHRFSKSQQDSLLAAVEKGWVTLIGATTENPSFEVIPALLSRCQVYVLNPFSKDDLEALLNRAIATDRYLQTKKIELKETEALLRLSGGDGRKLLNVFELVINATEEDTIVITNEKVMQLAQKNTVLYDKTGEQHYDIVSAFIKSIRGSDPNGAVYWLARMIEGGEDVKFIARRLLILASEDIGNANPTALIMANNTFQAVTTIGYPESRIILSQCAIYLASSAKSNASYMAIGKAQQLVKQTGDLPVPLHLRNAPTKLMKELGYGDEYKYSHDYANNFAEQEFLPNEVSETKFFEPGDNARERELRTFLKNRWKDKYGY
- a CDS encoding YjjG family noncanonical pyrimidine nucleotidase, producing the protein MKTFSNKKHIFFDLDHTLWDFDKNSAFAFEIIFKKHNLEVSVVEFLEYYIPRNHHYWKLYQVNQISIEHLRFYRLKDVFEALDFSITDEMIHQLSEDYIIHLPDNNLLFDGAIEVLNYLKENYHLHIITNGFGEVQGRKLRNSKIDHFFQTITNSEMVGVKKPHPTIFEFALSLAKASKEESIMIGDSLEADIDGALSFGIDAIYFNEQNFSTSKSIYQVNHLLELKNIL